A stretch of the Aphis gossypii isolate Hap1 chromosome 2, ASM2018417v2, whole genome shotgun sequence genome encodes the following:
- the LOC114121717 gene encoding acyl-CoA Delta-9 desaturase — MRYRLIYTLLTTAQELLFGKKLFFDWQLGDNWALKSMDKLDRELEAAEKDRKDVDVQQSNDSKKSEYVYRRQIVWFNTIGFLVLHLGAVYGLYLFLTSSMVLTMLWTLLVAGASAFSVTMGAHRLYTHRTFKCNDWVKALLVFGQTVAGQNCLYVWIRDHRQHHKYSDTVADPHNASRGFFFSHIGWLMVRKHPEVIAKGKNIDMTDIEMDPYAMFQKKYYKILFTILAMLMPMVVPFVLWGETLWNGFFVCFLFRLMAVLNLTWLVNSAAHLYGNKPFTNDIMPVENVYVSMFGLGEGWHNYHHSFPWDYRAAEFGQYFNLTTMVIDFFEEMGWVWDKKYATPAMVRSRVTKRGDGTHCKYSRPQSKENGEQSEPVPEDDSYEELFWLEERSAVTAERAAEAQKG, encoded by the exons AGGCTGATTTACACGTTGCTGACCACGGCGCAAGAACTTCTGTTCGGCAAGAAATTGTTTTTCGATTGGCAGCTCGGCGACAACTGGGCGCTGAAGAGCATGGATAAATTGGACAGAGAGTTGGAAGCGGCCGAAAAGGACCGGAAAGATGTCGACGTCCAGCAGTCAAATGACTCGAAAAAGTCTGAGTACGTGTACCGTAGGCAGATCGTCTGGTTCAACACCATCGGGTTTCTTGTGCTCCACTTGGGCGCCGTTTACGGTCTGTACTTGTTCTTGACATCGTCGATGGTGCTCACCATGTTGTGGA CGTTGCTGGTAGCGGGCGCGAGTGCGTTCTCCGTCACCATGGGTGCTCACAGACTTTATACGCACAGGACTTTCAAGTGTAACGATTGGGTGAAAGCCCTGTTGGTGTTTGGGCAGACCGTCGCTGGACAG AATTGCTTGTATGTTTGGATCAGAGACCACCGACAGCATCACAAGTACAGTGATACAGTGGCTGACCCGCACAACGCGTCGCGGGGTTTCTTTTTCTCGCACATCGGATGGTTGATGGTGCGTAAACATCCGGAAGTCATCGCAAAAGGCAAAAATATTGACATGACCGACATTGAAATGGATCCGTACgcaatgtttcaaaaaaa atattacaaaatactgTTCACGATTTTGGCCATGCTGATGCCGATGGTCGTGCCATTCGTCTTATGGGGCGAAACCTTGTGGAATGGCTTCTTCGTGTGCTTCCTGTTTCGGCTGATGGCGGTTTTGAATTTGACCTGGCTGGTCAACAGTGCTGCGCATCTATACGGCAACAAACCATTTACCAA TGACATTATGCCCGTGGAAAACGTTTACGTGTCCATGTTCGGGCTGGGCGAGGGCTGGCACAACTATCACCACTCGTTCCCGTGGGACTACCGGGCCGCCGAGTTCGGCCAGTACTTCAATCTGACCACCATGGTGATCGACTTTTTCGAAGAGATGGGCTGGGTGTGGGACAAGAAGTACGCGACGCCGGCCATGGTCCGGAGCCGGGTGACCAAGCGCGGGGATGGCACGCACTGCAAGTACAGCCGGCCGCAGTCGAAGGAGAACGGTGAACAGTCGGAACCGGTGCCGGAAGACGACTCTTACGAGGAGCTTTTCTGGCTGGAAGAACGGTCGGCCGTGACCGCCGAGCGCGCGGCCGAGGCTCAGAAAGGCTGA